ATCACCACCGCCAGTCGCTGCCGCTCCGGCAGCGCCTCCACGTGGCTGCGGATGGCGCGCACCCGCTCCCGCCGCAGCAGATCCTGCTCGGCGGTCAGTTCGCCGTCGGCGACCTCGAAGGCCGCGCCGCCTTCCTTGGGCTCGTCCAGGCTGACCTCGCCGCGCCGGTTACGCGAGTCGCGCGCATGATTCACCGCCAGGTTCACCGCGATGCGGTACATCCAGGTGGTGAACTTGGCGCTGGCCCTGTACGTCTTGCGCGAGCGATAGACGCGCAGGAAAACCTCTTGCGCCAGCTCCTCGGCCACCGCGTGGTTGCGCGCCATGCGGTAGAGGAATCCCACCAGCGGCCGCCGGAACTTTTCCACCAGATGTTCGAAGGCCGAGTCGTCTCCCGCCTTCACCCGCAGCATGATCTCGGCGTCCGTCAGCAGATCGAACCCGGGCGACGAGGGCAGGGCAGTCGTGGAGGCCACGACGTCGCCGTCGCCTCCCGTCAGCATCCCGCGCTGGAGCGCCATGCTGCTCACACTGGAAGAAACCCGCGGCGCATCAGAAAGTTGCGACCCCGGAGCCCCCGGCAAGCCGCTCCCAGCGGGGTCGTTCGTAGGCCGGGATGAGCGGTTCGCAGCCATTTTCAGAGGTGGAGCGCGCACAGCGCTGATAACCACATTCTACGCCGTTCCCTTCGCGCAGCTTCTCCTGCCGCGCTTCCTTCGGCTTCGGACTTTCTGCTAAGATGCGGTTTCCGATTTTTCTGTGGGCGCTTAACTCACACTATGTGAGATAAACCTTGTTGATTCGGCTGCCCTTAGCCCCCGGAATTGAGCAAA
The window above is part of the Terriglobales bacterium genome. Proteins encoded here:
- a CDS encoding sigma-70 family RNA polymerase sigma factor yields the protein MALQRGMLTGGDGDVVASTTALPSSPGFDLLTDAEIMLRVKAGDDSAFEHLVEKFRRPLVGFLYRMARNHAVAEELAQEVFLRVYRSRKTYRASAKFTTWMYRIAVNLAVNHARDSRNRRGEVSLDEPKEGGAAFEVADGELTAEQDLLRRERVRAIRSHVEALPERQRLAVVMHKYQGLDYRQIAQVLKLSESATKSMLFRAYETLRESLKEFL